From a region of the Blastopirellula marina genome:
- a CDS encoding M24 family metallopeptidase, producing the protein MLGIDVEACRSRQKRLLNALESQSLDAIVVTQNEHVQWLAGPRYEFKFSPAAVLFADGRLALVAPNEAPETAAADEIRTYEAQWLCTLRNDQRAASSQQLLAILKEAGSIKRLGVEYSSYPVHVSSQFSAELIDVEPEIYRQRRKKDADELAKIRMAISGTEKMYEKAREIICPGINELEVFNQLQAAAVVQFGEALTGTGNDYASGEMGGPARDRRVEDGELYILDLGPAFRGYFADNSRAIAVNGKPTDEQQEAWTYIMKVFAHLESVVKPGKSCKELFLEVQDILKAAPIGEFPHHLGHGIGLYPHEAPHLNSCWDDTFAVGDVFTCEPGLYDARLKFGMRLENDYLVTETGIENLSPFKMELA; encoded by the coding sequence ATGCTTGGAATCGACGTCGAGGCCTGCCGTAGCCGTCAAAAACGCCTGTTGAACGCATTGGAAAGCCAATCGCTCGACGCCATCGTTGTCACGCAGAACGAGCACGTCCAATGGCTGGCCGGCCCTCGCTACGAGTTCAAGTTTTCGCCCGCCGCTGTCCTGTTTGCCGATGGCCGCTTGGCCCTGGTCGCTCCGAACGAAGCCCCCGAAACGGCCGCTGCCGACGAGATTCGCACGTACGAAGCTCAGTGGCTTTGCACCCTGCGAAACGATCAACGCGCCGCGTCCAGCCAACAGCTTCTCGCGATCTTAAAAGAAGCTGGCTCGATCAAACGTCTTGGGGTAGAGTACTCCAGTTACCCGGTTCACGTTTCCAGTCAGTTCAGCGCTGAGCTGATCGATGTTGAGCCTGAAATCTACCGGCAACGCCGCAAGAAAGACGCCGATGAACTGGCCAAGATCCGCATGGCCATCAGCGGCACCGAGAAGATGTACGAAAAGGCCCGCGAGATCATCTGCCCCGGCATCAACGAGCTGGAAGTCTTCAACCAGTTGCAAGCGGCCGCCGTGGTGCAGTTTGGCGAAGCCCTGACCGGTACCGGCAACGACTACGCCAGCGGCGAGATGGGGGGACCTGCCCGTGATCGCCGCGTAGAAGATGGCGAACTGTACATTCTCGACCTGGGGCCGGCCTTCCGAGGATACTTTGCCGATAACAGCCGCGCGATCGCCGTTAACGGCAAGCCCACCGACGAGCAGCAGGAAGCATGGACCTACATCATGAAGGTCTTCGCTCACCTCGAATCGGTCGTGAAGCCCGGCAAGAGCTGCAAAGAACTGTTCCTGGAAGTTCAAGACATCCTCAAAGCAGCCCCCATCGGCGAGTTCCCTCATCACCTGGGGCACGGCATCGGCCTTTACCCGCATGAAGCCCCGCACCTGAATTCATGCTGGGATGATACTTTCGCCGTCGGCGATGTCTTCACCTGCGAACCAGGCCTCTACGATGCCCGACTGAAGTTCGGCATGCGGCTGGAAAACGACTACCTGGTCACCGAGACCGGTATCGAAAACCTCTCCCCCTTCAAGATGGAACTGGCCTAA